A window of the Equus asinus isolate D_3611 breed Donkey chromosome 20, EquAss-T2T_v2, whole genome shotgun sequence genome harbors these coding sequences:
- the FARSA gene encoding phenylalanine--tRNA ligase alpha subunit: protein MADGPVADVLLRRLEAADGGLDSAELAAELGVEHQAVVGAVKSLQALGEIIEAELRSTKRWELTAEGEEIAREGSHEARVFRSVPPEGLAQSELMRLPSGKVGFSKAMSNKWIRVDKSAADGPRVFRVVDSMEDDVQRRLQLVRGGQAEKLAEKERSELRKRKLLTEVTLKTYWVSKGSAFSTSVSKQEAELSPEMISSGSWRDRPFKPYNFSAHGVLPDSGHLHPLLKVRTQFRQIFLEMGFTEMPTDNFIESSFWNFDALFQPQQHPARDQHDTFFLQDPAEALQLPMDYVHRVKRTHSQGGYGSQGYKYTWKLDEARKNLLRTHTTAASARALYRLARKKPFTPIKYFSIDRVFRNETLDATHLAEFHQIEGVVADHGLTLGHLMGVLREFFTKLGITQLRFKPAYNPYTEPSMEVFSYHQGLKKWVEVGNSGLFRPEMLLPMGLPENVSVIAWGLSLERPTMIKYGINNIRELVGHKVNLQMVYDSPLCRLDAEPGPPQTQEAA, encoded by the exons ATGGCGGACGGTCCGGTGGCGGACGTGCTGCTGCGGCGGCTGGAGGCGGCCGATGGCGGCCTGGACAGCGCGGAGCTGGCGGCCGAGCTGGGCGTGGAGCACCAGGCCGTGGTGGGCGCCGTGAAGAGCCTGCAGGCGCTGGGCGAG ATCATCGAGGCTGAGCTGCGCTCCACCAAGCGCTGGGAGCTCACTGCTGAGGGCGAGGAGATTGCCCGGGAGGGCAGCCATGAGGCCCGGGTGTTTCGCAGCGTCCCCCCGGAGGGCCTGGCCCAGAGCGAGCTCATG CGACTGCCCAGCGGCAAGGTGGGCTTCAGCAAGGCCATGTCCAACAAGTGGATCCGCGTGGACAAGAGCGCGGCCGACGGGCCCCGGGTGTTCCGAGTG GTGGACAGCATGGAGGATGACGTGCAGCGGCGGCTCCAGCTGGTCCGGGGCGGGCAGGCCGAGAAGCTGGCTGAGAAGGAGAGGAGCGAGCTCAGGAAGAGGAAGCTGCTGACTGAAGT GACCCTGAAGACCTACTGGGTGAGCAAAGGCAGCGCCTTCAGCACCAGCGTCTCCAAGCAGGAGGCGGAGCTGAGCCCCGAGATGATCTCCAG CGGCTCCTGGCGGGACCGGCCCTTCAAGCCCTACAACTTCTCAGCGCACGGCGTCCTCCCTGACAGCGGCCACCTGCACCCGCTGCTCAAGGTCCGCACCCAGTTCCGGCAGATCTTCCTGGAGATGGG GTTCACCGAGATGCCGACCGACAACTTCATCGAGAGCTCCTTCTGGAACTTCGACGCGCTCTTCCAGCCGCAGCAGCACCCGGCGCGTGACCAGCACGACACCTTCTTCCTGCAGG ATCCAGCCGAGGCCCTGCAGCTCCCAATGGACTACGTCCACCGTGTCAAGCGGACCCACTCTCAGGGCGGCTATGGCTCGCAGGG GTACAAGTACACCTGGAAGCTGGACGAGGCCCGGAAAAACCTCCTGCGCACGCACACCACGGCGGCCAGTGCCCGTGCCCTCTACCGCCTGGCCCGGAAG AAGCCCTTCACGCCCATCAAGTACTTCTCCATCGACCGCGTGTTCCGCAACGAGACCCTGGACGCCACGCACTTGGCGGAGTTCCACCAGATTGAGGGCGTGGTGGCTGACCACGGCCTCACCCTGGGCCACCTCATGGGCGTCCTGCGGGAGTTCTTCACCAAGCTGG GTATCACGCAGCTGCGCTTCAAGCCTGCCTACAACCCCTACACGGAGCCCAGCATGGAGGTGTTCAGCTACCACCAAG GCCTGAAGAAGTGGGTGGAGGTTGGGAACTCCGGGCTCTTCCGCCCAGAGATGCTGCTGCCCATGGGGCTCCCCGAGAACGTGTCTGTCATCGCCTGGGGCCTCTCCCTGGAGCG CCCCACGATGATCAAATATGGCATCAACAACATCCGGGAGCTGGTGGGCCACAAGGTGAACCTGCAGATGGTGTACGACAGCCCCCTGTGCCGCCTGGACGCCGAACCGGGGCCCCCGCAGACACAGGAGGCTGCGTGA